TGGATGTCCGGCATGGGAAAGCGGCCCCACCACGTTGGCTGTCTGGTTGGTGGTGGTCGGCTGGGTCCTCGGGTAGACCTATGGATGCATTGTGGAAGCCCCCCACGCTGTCCTGCGGTCCGAAGCTGGGCCTGCTGGCCGCTGCAGCCGCTTGCTCCATGCGGAGAGTATCAACTTGTGAAATGAAATCGCCTGCGGAAAACAGGGGCGAGAACCTGACTGTCCCGATTGCCTCCAACCGCGGTTCGCTGCATGGCAGACGTCTACTTCGGAGGAAACTACATGAAGAAGGTCTTGTGGATTCTCTTTGTTGCGTTGCTCGTCATCTGCGGTGGCATTCTACTCATCCGTCCGCCGATCATCGGTCACAACCCCCCGGTGGTGAGTGAGCCGCAGTGGCCAAGCCCTGAGGTCCGGGCCCTCGCCCAGCGCGCCTGCTTCGACTGCCACAGCAATGAGACCACCTGGTGGTGGTACACACAGATCCCTCCGTTCTCTTGGCTCGCCGCCAACGACGTCGCCGAGGGTCGCGCCACGATCAACTTCTCGGATTGGCAAGGGGGTCGGCGAGTCGAGGCCGGCGAGTTGGGCGAGGTCGTTCTGGAGGGTGAGATGCCCCCGGCGATCTACCTGATGATGCATGCCTCCGCCCGTCTGACCGAGGCGGAACGCCAGACGCTAGCCACGGGCCTAAGCGCCCTGCACTAGGCAAGCGCCTCCTTCATAGGTCCACCCACGTCGACCTAGGCTCCCTAACTGGCCCGGGGTTCCTTGCCCGCCAAACAGGTACCCTGATTGCACACGATCCTTCCACTTGGCCCGCTGGCCGTAGGTTCAATCTAGGTCAACCCAAGCACCTGGTCGCCGTAGGGCCACAGCCCTGGAGCCACCGCTAGCAGGCACAAGATCCCTGCGGGTACCAACACCACCGCATTGAGCACCCAGTCCGGGATGCGGCCTCCTTGCACCACCCCGGGCTCAGTCCCCATCGCTCGGTTGACCTTCCTCGTCTGAATGCAGACACCGACGAGGTTGAAGAGCCAGAGGATGATCAGGAGGGGAGGGCACCAATCACGCAGGCCCAGGATGGTCATGGGGATGAGACCGAAGACCTGGATGCAAAGAACCACAACGAAACGTAGAGGTTTGCCAATGCAAAGGTACCCAAGACCCATCAGGAATATGATCGGGTTTGGAAGGACAACCAACCCTGCCTTCTTGCTCTTTCGCACTGTAATGACCGGTTCTGCTTTGGGAGTAGACAGCGCGGCAGCAGGTAGTGCGCGGCCGCAACACCGACAAACAATCGCCTCAATTCGAGTGTCTTCTGCCCAGAAAGGGCACTTCTTCGTGTGATACCCCCGCGACGAAGCCGTGAGGAGGCAGTGTACAGCCTATGTCCCTCGGAACTGTCGAGAAGACTACCCGCACAGGCATGAGGGATCTCAGGCCGACTGTTGCGGGTGGGCCGGTCTCCTCCGCCGGATCCCGTCCCTCAGGCTCGCAGGTCCAGAAACTGCACCTCTCGGTCGGGGAGATCGACTAGCGCCAGGCTGCTCCTCCCGTCTAGCCCCATCAGCTCCCCAGGATTCAGCAGTAGGCACCCTCCGACCCACTCAAAATGCGCGGTGTGATCATGTCCATAACAAACCAGGCCGAAGGTCTGGGTCGAGGCCAGACCTCTGGCCAGTTCCGGGTAGTGATTGACGGCCACCTTCACGCCCTCCAATTCCAGTTGGGCCAGCGGGCCGTGCAGATGGATGTCAGCGAAGCCCGCCGCCACCTTCGAAATCAGGTAGGTGTCGCCATCGTTGTTGCCCCATACAAGATGCACCGGTTTTCCAGGCAGGCCCTGGCCCAGGTGACGAATCATGAAGGGCGAGCACAGATCGCCGCAGTGGATGACGACGTCGCTCGAACGCAGGTGCGGAAGGGCTTCTTCGAGCCGCCAGATGTTGTCGTGAGTGTCCGAGAGCACTGCCACCCGCATTTTGTCTACCTCCTTGACCGCCCGGTCCGCTGCCCGGGTGTTCGGCCGAGCTCCTCAGTGCGAGTCCCGAATGGAGGGCCTCGCTCGCCGAGCCGAACGGCTCAGCGCAGGGTCGCAGGCTGCTGAGGCAGGCGGCCGGACTCCCAAGCCAAGACCTGCAGCCGGTCTGCCGCCTCCGAGGTCATCTGTCCAGCAGTGAAACGCCAGGTCCAGTTCCCGTCCGGCTTGCCGGGGAAGTTCATCCTGGCTTCGGGTCCGAGGCTCAACGCGTCCTGCAGCGGGGCGATTGCCCAGCCTGCAACGGACGCCCAAGCGGCTCGAATCATGTCGAAGGCAATATCACTCCCATCCCGCGCCAGATATCGGCGGCAGTAATCGCGCTCGGCTTCCGGCGCCTGCTGATACCACCCGACAACCGTGTCGTTGTCATGTGTTCCGGTGTAGACCACACATCGAACCGGGTAGTTGTGGGGCAAGAACGGATCCTCGGGACCGCTGCCGAAGCCGAATTGCAGGATCTTCATTCCCGGCAGTCGGAAGTGATCCCGCAAGGCAATCACTCCGGGAGTGATGAAACCCAGATCCTC
The sequence above is drawn from the Anaerolineales bacterium genome and encodes:
- a CDS encoding heme-binding domain-containing protein, with the translated sequence MKKVLWILFVALLVICGGILLIRPPIIGHNPPVVSEPQWPSPEVRALAQRACFDCHSNETTWWWYTQIPPFSWLAANDVAEGRATINFSDWQGGRRVEAGELGEVVLEGEMPPAIYLMMHASARLTEAERQTLATGLSALH
- a CDS encoding YfcE family phosphodiesterase — protein: MRVAVLSDTHDNIWRLEEALPHLRSSDVVIHCGDLCSPFMIRHLGQGLPGKPVHLVWGNNDGDTYLISKVAAGFADIHLHGPLAQLELEGVKVAVNHYPELARGLASTQTFGLVCYGHDHTAHFEWVGGCLLLNPGELMGLDGRSSLALVDLPDREVQFLDLRA